The window TCGACGGCTGAGCACCGGTCCGGCGGCCCGGATCCGGCCGTGTCCGGGCCGGACCGTCCGGACACGATTGGCAAGCGCAAGGCTGGGGAATGTCTGAGGGGGTCGGTAGTGTTAACCTCATTGCTGCACCAGGTGCCCTCCGGGGCTCGGTGCGCCGCGTCCCGATCCCAGCACTCCGCCCAGGCGGAGTCCCGGCGATGTACGGGGCGACGATTCTCCGGGAGCCCACCGCAGCGCGTACGCAGCCTGCCTGCGCGACTTGCGGCCGCATCCCGAAGCCGTGACGGCACCTGACTCCCACCCGCGGCCTCCCACCTTGAGGCAAGGACGGGCGGAGCGCGGGCCACCGTCACGCGACGGGGGCCCGGGATTCGCAGGCAGCGTGGGGGTACCACCCGGCCATGGCCGGCTGGGGGAGGGTCGGCATGCGACCGTCCCACCGCGCCAATCAGCACCACCGTGCATCACGCACCGCACCTCGCAGCTCTCCTCCGACTGGCTACCCGCCATCCGGGGGATCACCGCCTCGGACCGACGCAGTCGAGCGTTGGTCAGGACAGCACAACCGGTCGCCGAGCCAGACAGGCCGACGTCCGCTCCAGGGAAGGACCCTTAGTGAGCGACACCACCGATCTGATGGGCGCGCGCCCGGACGCCGAGGCGTCGGACGCAGCCGCCGCCCCCGCGGCCCCGGCCCGGCGCCGTCGCACCGCTGCCGCGGGCCTGGACGGCCTCGTCCTGGCCGAGCTGCAGAAGCTCGCCTCGACGCTCGGTATCAGCGGCACGGGACGCCTGCGCAAGAGCCAGCTGATCGAGGCCATCAAGGAGAAGAGCGGCGGGGACCCGCTGCTCGCCGCCGGTGCCGCTCCCGCCGCCGCTCCGGCCGCCAAGCGCACCGCCGCCAAGGCCGGCTCCGCCGAGCAGGCGGAGAAGCCCGCCCGCCGGACCAAGGCCGCCCAGGCCGAGGCCCCGGCCGCCGACGAGCAGGCCCAGATCGACATCCCGGTCCAGGCCGCCGCCGAGACCGCCGCGCCGGCCCGTGCCGAGCGCACCCGCCGCCGGGCCACCTCGGCCGCCGGCGCGCCGACCGCCGACGCGGTCGCCGAGGCGCCCGCCGCCGTCGCCACCGAGGCCAAGCAGGCCGAGGCCCGCCCGGCCGAGGCCCGCGGCTTCGAGGGCCGCGAGGAGGGTCGTGCCGAGACCCGCCGGGACCGCCGGGACCGCCGCGACCGCCGCGAGGGCGGCGAGCGCGAGGGCCGCCAGGAGGGCGGCGACGCCCAGGCCGGCCAGGACGCCGACTCCCGCGAGTCGCGCCGTGACCGCCGCAACCGCCGGGACCGTGCCGACCGCCAGGGCGGCCAGGGTCAGGGCCAGGGTGGCCAGGGCCAGCAGCAGGGCGGTCAGGGCGAGAGCCAGCCGAGCCGCCAGAGCGGTGGCCAGCAGGCCCAGCCGCAGGCGCAGCAGGGCGGCTACGACGACGACGAGTTCGGCGACGGCCGTCGCGGCCGCCGCGGCCGCTACCGTGACCGCCGGGGCCGCGGCACCCGCCGCGAGGGCTTCGAGGTCGGCCCCGCCGAGCCGCAGGTCGGCGACGACGACGTGCTGATCCCGGTCGCGGGCATCCTCGACATCCTCGACAACTACGCGTTCGTCCGGACCTCCGGCTACCTGCCGGGCCAGAACGACGTCTACGTGTCGCTCGCCCAGGTCCGCAAGAACGGCCTGCGCAAGGG of the Kitasatospora sp. NBC_01246 genome contains:
- the rho gene encoding transcription termination factor Rho encodes the protein MSDTTDLMGARPDAEASDAAAAPAAPARRRRTAAAGLDGLVLAELQKLASTLGISGTGRLRKSQLIEAIKEKSGGDPLLAAGAAPAAAPAAKRTAAKAGSAEQAEKPARRTKAAQAEAPAADEQAQIDIPVQAAAETAAPARAERTRRRATSAAGAPTADAVAEAPAAVATEAKQAEARPAEARGFEGREEGRAETRRDRRDRRDRREGGEREGRQEGGDAQAGQDADSRESRRDRRNRRDRADRQGGQGQGQGGQGQQQGGQGESQPSRQSGGQQAQPQAQQGGYDDDEFGDGRRGRRGRYRDRRGRGTRREGFEVGPAEPQVGDDDVLIPVAGILDILDNYAFVRTSGYLPGQNDVYVSLAQVRKNGLRKGDAITGAVRQPRDGERREKFNAMVRLDSVNGMDPESGRGRPEFNKLTPLYPQDRLRLETDPGILTTRIIDLVSPIGKGQRGLIVAPPKTGKTMVLQAVANAITHNNPECHLMVVLVDERPEEVTDMQRSVKGEVISSTFDRPAEDHTTVAELAIERAKRLVELGHDVVILLDSITRLGRAYNLAAPASGRILSGGVDSTALYPPKKFFGAARNIENGGSLTILATALVETGSRMDEVIFEEFKGTGNMELKLDRKLSDKRIFPAVDVDASSTRKEEILLGSEELAIVWKLRRVLHALDSQQAIELLLDKMKQTKSNAEFLMQIAKTTPGSGD